The following DNA comes from Pseudomonas triticicola.
TGAATGCCTGCACGGTGCCGTTCTGCCCGGCACGTGAGATCGAACGCGCGGCGCGGGCCGCTGCACCGAGGGCTTCGAGGGTGATCGCGTTGCTGTAGGCAAAACCGGTTTTCTCACCGGACTGCGCGCGCACGCCGACACCTTGGTCGAGGTTGAAGCTGCCTTCCTTGACGATGCCGTCTTCCAGCGCCCATGACTCGGAAATCTGGCCCTGGAAATACAGGTCGGCGGCATCGATGCCCGGCCCGGCCAGATCGCCGAGCACGCCTTGCAGGCTCTCGATCGTGACACCGCCGGGTGCCAACAGGTGATCACTGACTGAGGACAACAACTCGCTCATAGGTTTACGCCTTAAATTCGTGTTCTGAAGCAGGCCGCTGGGCGCCCTGCGAGAAAAACCGCCGATGACGCGTCACCGGCATGCGCGCCCGGATGGACGCTTGTTCATCGCTGTCGCGGGCGGCCAGCAACACCGCCTCGCCTTGATCCTGCTGGGCCAGCACACGCCCCCACGGGTCGACAATCGCCGCATGCCCGAAGGTCTCGCGTGGCCCCGGATGACTGCCGCCCTGTGCGGCCGCGAGGATATAACACTGTGTTTCGATGGCCCGCGCGCGGATCAGTACATCCCAATGCGCGGCGCCGGTTACGGCCGTAAACGCCGACGGTGCAGTAATCAATTCGGCACCGGCGGCACGCAATTCACTGTACAGCTCCGGGAAACGCAAGTCGTAACACACGCTCAGACCGACGCGCCCCACCGGCGTATCCGCCACCACTACATTACCGCCATAAGCATAGTCATCGGATTCACGGTATTGGCCGCGATTGTCGGCGACATCGACATCGAACAGATGCAGCTTGTCATAGCGCGCGACGATCTCGCCGTATTCATTGATCAGCAACGAGCAGGCATTGGCTTTGGCCGTGGGTTGACCCAACGGTGGCAACGGCAATGTACCGGCGACTATCCATAAGGTGAGGTCGCGGGCGGTCTGTTTCAACCAGGGCAGGATCGGCCCTTCGCCCGAGGCCTCGGCGCGGCCGATATCGGCGACGTCGCGACGGCCCATGGCAGCGAAGTTTTCCGGCAGCACCGCGAGTTTCGCCCCGCTGGCGGCGGCCTGTTCAAGCAGGCGTCGGGCCTGGGCCAGATTGGCCAGCACGTCACTCTGGCTGACCATTTGAATCACCGCTAAAGACATGGCCGCTCCTCGGGATTTGCATGTACCTGTGTAGGAGCTGCCGCAGGCTGCGATCTTTTGATTTTTTTTAAGAGCCAGATCAAAAGATCGCAGCCTTCGGCAGCTCCTACAGGGGTAGTGTCTGCTAGTTAAAAAGGCTTGTCGAAGGTGATTTTCGGCTCTTTCCAAGGGCCTGTGACGGTGTACTTGACGCTGGCGAAGCGCGCCACGCGGTCGCCGATCAGCTTGTCGATGAGGAACAGCGCGCCGCCGACCGCCGGTGCGCCGACGAGCAGTGCGGCGATCGGCAGGTTGTTGGTCACCGGCAGTGTCACCAGCAATTTCGCATCGACCTTGTCACCAACCAGATCCAGCGTGCCGTCCAGCTCAAGATTGCTCGAAGGCCCGGTCAGGCGAATCGGCTCACGGGTGACGTAGACACCGTTGTTCGCCACCAGCAAACCTTTGACCCGATCGTAGCTCAGGCCTTTGCCGAACAGGTCGGAGAAGTCCAGACGCAGGCGCCGGCCGATCGAGTTGAAGTTGAGCAGGCCGAACACCCGCAGCGCCTGAGCACCGCCCTCCACTTCAACGAACTGGCCTTTGTTCAGCGAGGCATCGAGGGTGCCGGAGAAGCGCTTGGTCGCCAGCCACGCCGGCGAGCCCGGCCAACGTCCATCGACGTCCATATGGAATTCTTCGCTGGTCACGCTCGGCGCGAAGCCCCAGCCTTTGAGCACGTCAGCCAGATTCTTGCCGCCAATACGACCCTTGTACCAACTGCTGGTCGCACCCGGAGTGCCTTCCCAGCCGCCGTTGCCTTGCAGGAGGATGCCCTTGAGGCCCATGTCGAGGTTGTTCAGGGCGATGCCCTTGGCGGTCGGCCGCACTTTCAGCGACCAGCCACCCACCAGATCGGGGCCGAGGAACAATTGATTGAGGGTGATATCCAGCGCCGGGATTTTCGTCGGATCGACCGACGCCAGTGGATCCGGCGCGTTCTCGTCAGCCTGCACCGCTGGGTCCGGCGCCGGCAGTTTCACGTACTGAAGATTCACTGCAATCGGCACGCCCTTGGCGTCTGGCAGGCTGGCCGTGCCCTTGGCCTGCTGACTATCGAGAGCGAGATTCCATGCGCCGGGCTTGCGATTGATCTGCACCGAGGCCTGATCCAGTGTGGTGCCGAGCGCGGTCAATTTGCCGACCTTGATGTCAGCGCTGCTGAGCAGTTGCTTGGCGCTGCCGCCCGGATCCCCGCCGGCGTATTTGTTGGCCAGATCCTGCCACGGCGCAACGTCCAGCTCTGACAGCACCCCACGAATGCGCAGGCCCTTGGCGCCCGGCAACACGGCTTCGCCAGCGCCAAGAAACAGCTCGCCACGGCCATCGCCGAAGTTGCTCGGCGGCGCGGCAAAGGTGAAATTGGCCAGTTGATCGTAATTGACCCAGTAACGCCGCTCCTGCCCTTGCAAGGTCATGCGGAACACCGTGTCACGCCCGACATCGGCGGCCATGCCGAACGGCGCCGGCAAATCCACTGCCACACCTTTGAGGCTGGAGCTGACCATCAATTGACTATCGGCGCCGGAAAGATTCAGCTGCAACTGATACGGAATCGTCCCGGACACCGGCAACGGCTGGGTCACGCCCAGCCAGTCGGTGAGCTTTTTCACTTCGACCTGTCCGGATGCGGCGACGCGAGTCTTGATCTGATTGGGGCTGCCGTCGGCGAATATCTGCGCAGTGACCGGTTTGTCGAAGGCCCGCGCAGAAATGTTCTGGCCGCTGAGGCCTTTGTTACTGTCGAAGCGGAAATCGCCTTTGAGCTGGCTCAGTTCCAGTTTCGGTTCGGCCAGTTTCAGCCGCGCGTTGGCGGTCTTGAAGTCGACGAGAATTTTCGGTTGGTCGCCCTTGGCCAGCGGAATATCCAGCTTGAGCTTGCCATTCAGATCACCGGCGCCTTCCCAACCGGCAAAGGTCTCGCCAGTGCCGATCGGCGCTTCCTGGAGAATCTTCAGGCCATCGCCCAGGCCACCGGCAAATGCGCCATCGAGGAACAAATGCGAGTTCTGCCCGGACGGTACGTGAGGAATATTGACGAAGACATCGCTGACTTGCGTGTCGAGCAACTGGCCCTTGCTGGCCCAGATGCGCACGCCGCTGTCTTCGATGAACACATCGCCGCTGACTTTGCTCACATGCGGCCAGCCCGGCTGAAACGCCAGCTCGGCGTCGTGCACTTTGAAGAACAGGCTGATGCTGCGATCAGCCTCGCCGGCGTTCTTGCTCAGCGAGCCCTGATACTGGAAGAAGCCCTGATCCACCGCGCCTTTGAGGATCGCTGTGCGCAACCACTCATCAAGCGCAGGGCTTAACACCGCCGGCAGGTATTTCGCGGTGTAGCGACCGTCACCATCGACGAGGCCGACGCGCAGGTCCATGTAGTCTTCCTGGCTATGGTCGAAGTGCAGGCGGATAAGGAAGTCGCCGGCAATCTTGCCCTCCTCGCCCAGCACCTTCAGGTACGGCGCAATCAGGGTGAAGCCGTCCTTGTCGAGCTTCCAGGTCAGCCGCGCATTGGCCTGCAGGTATTGCCATGGCTTGGCGAAAATCGGATCGAGGTGCAGGACGAAGTCCTTGCTGTCGAGGCGCAACTCACCGCCGTCCAGATTGCCGCTGAGGCTGCCGCTGACATTTCGCGCCGCCGGAGCGCCGTGGTAGGCATCGAAACCGACATTATCGAGGTTGGCGGCAAAGCCGAATTTGCTGCCATCGGTGGCAGTCGGGCGGAAGTCCAGCAGCACATTACGCAGGCCGCCGGTTACCTTCAAACGCTCGACCACAGTGGCGAAGCTTTGCGGTAACGGCCCCAGCGCATTGAGCAGCGGCGTGATCGGGGTCAGATCGAGGCGATCGGCCTGCAAATGCCAGAGCTCTTCAGCGTTGGCGCTGGCGCGAGTCTGCT
Coding sequences within:
- a CDS encoding carbon-nitrogen hydrolase family protein; this encodes MSLAVIQMVSQSDVLANLAQARRLLEQAAASGAKLAVLPENFAAMGRRDVADIGRAEASGEGPILPWLKQTARDLTLWIVAGTLPLPPLGQPTAKANACSLLINEYGEIVARYDKLHLFDVDVADNRGQYRESDDYAYGGNVVVADTPVGRVGLSVCYDLRFPELYSELRAAGAELITAPSAFTAVTGAAHWDVLIRARAIETQCYILAAAQGGSHPGPRETFGHAAIVDPWGRVLAQQDQGEAVLLAARDSDEQASIRARMPVTRHRRFFSQGAQRPASEHEFKA
- a CDS encoding YhdP family protein, which gives rise to MERLTRILAALTRWGLGLCALVLVLMALYVSLGRELTPLVAEYRADIEDKASAALGMPLQIGELEGNWSGFAPILLAHDVMVGDGANALRLDRVRVVPDMWGSVLAREVRLAHIELNGLKISLKEAEDGTWALEGLPVQKDQPFDAAQLFQRSQMIKQLSVLDSQVTLQPLDHPPMTLTYVGLNVRTGASRQRLDARLTLPDGQPVALSLRSQLRPDQWQNSAIEGYASLPQSDWSKWLPERLTQQWNFSEIKAGGELWVDWAEGALQSAALRLNAPQVTGAYAERKPIQINNLALNAYYRNTAEGAKVTLDSLAMSFGDTRWESHVQVQQTRASANAEELWHLQADRLDLTPITPLLNALGPLPQSFATVVERLKVTGGLRNVLLDFRPTATDGSKFGFAANLDNVGFDAYHGAPAARNVSGSLSGNLDGGELRLDSKDFVLHLDPIFAKPWQYLQANARLTWKLDKDGFTLIAPYLKVLGEEGKIAGDFLIRLHFDHSQEDYMDLRVGLVDGDGRYTAKYLPAVLSPALDEWLRTAILKGAVDQGFFQYQGSLSKNAGEADRSISLFFKVHDAELAFQPGWPHVSKVSGDVFIEDSGVRIWASKGQLLDTQVSDVFVNIPHVPSGQNSHLFLDGAFAGGLGDGLKILQEAPIGTGETFAGWEGAGDLNGKLKLDIPLAKGDQPKILVDFKTANARLKLAEPKLELSQLKGDFRFDSNKGLSGQNISARAFDKPVTAQIFADGSPNQIKTRVAASGQVEVKKLTDWLGVTQPLPVSGTIPYQLQLNLSGADSQLMVSSSLKGVAVDLPAPFGMAADVGRDTVFRMTLQGQERRYWVNYDQLANFTFAAPPSNFGDGRGELFLGAGEAVLPGAKGLRIRGVLSELDVAPWQDLANKYAGGDPGGSAKQLLSSADIKVGKLTALGTTLDQASVQINRKPGAWNLALDSQQAKGTASLPDAKGVPIAVNLQYVKLPAPDPAVQADENAPDPLASVDPTKIPALDITLNQLFLGPDLVGGWSLKVRPTAKGIALNNLDMGLKGILLQGNGGWEGTPGATSSWYKGRIGGKNLADVLKGWGFAPSVTSEEFHMDVDGRWPGSPAWLATKRFSGTLDASLNKGQFVEVEGGAQALRVFGLLNFNSIGRRLRLDFSDLFGKGLSYDRVKGLLVANNGVYVTREPIRLTGPSSNLELDGTLDLVGDKVDAKLLVTLPVTNNLPIAALLVGAPAVGGALFLIDKLIGDRVARFASVKYTVTGPWKEPKITFDKPF